One genomic window of Manihot esculenta cultivar AM560-2 unplaced genomic scaffold, M.esculenta_v8 Scaffold64, whole genome shotgun sequence includes the following:
- the LOC122722626 gene encoding beta-glucosidase BoGH3B-like — MGRIPIFLMSLVLLWGAIAEAEYMKYKDPKQPINVRIKDLMKRMTLEEKIGQMTQIERSVASAEVMKKYFIGSVLSGGGSVPSKQASAETWIKMVNDFQNGSLSARLGIPMIYGIDAVHGHNNVYNATIFPHNIGLGATRDPELVKRIGAATALEVRATGIPYVFAPCIAVCRDPRWGRCYESYSEDSKIVQAMTEIVAGLQGDIPAGSPKGVPFVAEKTKVAACAKHYVGDGGTTDGINENNTVISRHGLLSIHMPGYYNSIIKGVSTVMVSYSSWNGVKMHANRDLVTGFLKDTLRFRGFVISDWEGIDRITSPPHANYSFSIQAGITAGIDMIMVPFNYTEFIDGLTYQVKNNIIPMSRIDDAVKRILRVKFVMGLFENPYADDSLVNQLGSQEHRELAREAVRKSLVLLKNGESGDKPSLPLPKKASKILVAGSHADNLGYQCGGWTIEWQGLSGNNLTSGTTILTAIKNTVDPSTEVVYKENPDSQFVKSGEFSYAVVVVGETPICRN, encoded by the exons ATGGGTAGAATCCCCATCTTCTTGATGTCGCTTGTTCTCTTATGGGGAGCCATAGCAGAAGCAGAATACATGAAATATAAAGATCCAAAACAACCCATTAATGTTCGAATAAAGGACTTAATGAAGAGGATGACACTGGAGGAAAAAATTGGCCAGATGACACAGATTGAACGCAGTGTTGCGTCTGCTGAAGTGATGAAGAAGTACTTCATTG GGAGTGTATTGAGTGGAGGAGGGAGTGTTCCATCTAAACAAGCTTCTGCAGAAACTTGGATTAAAATGGTGAATGATTTTCAGAATGGTTCTTTATCAGCCCGACTTGGGATTCCTATGATTTACGGAATTGATGCTGTTCATGGCCACAACAATGTCTATAATGCAACTATTTTTCCACATAATATTGGGCTTGGAGCCACCAG GGACCCTGAACTTGTTAAGAGGATTGGGGCTGCAACAGCACTTGAAGTTAGAGCTACAGGCATTCCATATGTTTTTGCACCTTGTATCGCG GTTTGCAGAGATCCAAGATGGGGTCGATGCTATGAAAGCTACAGTGAAGATTCTAAGATTGTTCAAGCAATGACCGAGATAGTAGCCGGATTACAAGGAGATATTCCAGCTGGGTCTCCAAAGGGAGTTCCCTTCGTCGCTGAGAA AACAAAAGTTGCAGCTTGCGCCAAGCACTATGTTGGTGATGGAGGAACAACAGATGGGATAAACGAGAACAATACGGTTATAAGCAGACATGGTTTGCTTAGCATCCACATGCCTGGTTACTACAACTCAATCATCAAAGGTGTGTCTACTGTCATGGTCTCCTACTCTAGCTGGAATGGAGTTAAAATGCATGCTAACCGAGACTTAGTCACCGGCTTTCTCAAGGACACACTTCGCTTCAGG GGTTTTGTCATCTCAGATTGGGAGGGTATTGACAGGATCACCTCTCCGCCCCATGCTAACTACTCATTTTCCATTCAAGCAGGAATCACTGCTGGAATTGACATG ATCATGGTCCCATTCAACTACACAGAATTTATAGATGGCCTAACATACCAGGTGAAGAATAACATAATTCCAATGAGTCGAATTGATGACGCAGTAAAGAGAATTTTGCGAGTTAAGTTCGTAATGGGTCTCTTTGAGAACCCATATGCAGATGATAGTCTGGTGAACCAGCTTGGAAGTCAG GAACATAGAGAACTTGCTAGGGAAGCTGTGAGGAAATCACTTGTGCTGCTAAAGAATGGTGAATCAGGTGACAAGCCATCGTTACCCCTCCCCAAAAAAGCTTCAAAAATACTTGTCGCTGGCAGTCATGCAGACAATCTTGGTTATCAGTGTGGTGGATGGACAATTGAGTGGCAAGGACTAAGTGGTAACAATCTCACAAGTG GTACTACAATCCTGACAG